A portion of the Etheostoma cragini isolate CJK2018 chromosome 13, CSU_Ecrag_1.0, whole genome shotgun sequence genome contains these proteins:
- the LOC117955400 gene encoding periostin-like isoform X7 — protein sequence MHQLLVVTSVLVALCSLGSVDSSAYDKIVTHSRIRARKEGPYVCALQQVQGTKKKYFSTCRNWYKGSICGKKTLVLYECCPGYIKLEGMKGCPAVAPIDHVYGTLGLVKATTTQQYSDMSKLREEIEGKGSFTMFAPSNEAWEQVESDVRSALVSNVNIELYNALHFHMVNHRLLTKDMKNDMTVTSMYNDLGLYINHYSNGIVTVNCARIIHGNQVATNGVVHVIDRVIRGVANNIKDVLDVTDELSSFKKVAGASGLMDKLDQPGHYTLFAPTDEAFDKLSPGYLERIMGDKDVTAALVKYHLLTSVQCSEAIMAGSVYETAEGSTIEIGCDGDSLTVNGIKMVLKKDIVTTNGVIHFIDRVLIPDSAKEGMELTGDSQSTFTDMVSELGLAAAMGPKTEYTLLAPLNAAFTNEVMSKDQNLLRYLLENHILKLKVTLSELYNGQLLETLSGKLLRVFIYRTAVCIENACMVRGSKEGSKSALHVMKSIIKPAEKTIYELLIADGRFKIFLSLMETAGLTNLLKQEGSYTIFAPTDDAFGGLSREDMAVLKSNLNALRIILLYHFSNGIFINGGLEGGVTNLLKTLQGNNLQVISVNNSIHVNSVDVPDSDLMATNGVIHVVKNVLYPAALPVGRQDLLVLLKKLIKYIQIKFVPGFSYAEIPLTFIKRTITTTHYVETVPDVTKVTRVIGGDPSVTKVTRVIEGEPSLTTVTRVIEGQPTFTKVTRVIETEPVLTKVVLKGETKVTRVIEGEPSLTKVTRVIEGEPSLTKVTRVIEGEPSLTKVTRVIEGQPSITTVTRVIEGQSTNSKITRVVEGGDPDADGDTGPDFSKITTIHGDPNLIDEESERITKLIQGGSRFAAARKTPAAMRRRTRLGKRHYKPRD from the exons TAGTGGTGACCTCTGTGCTGGTGGCACTCTGCTCTCTAGGGAGTGTGGATTCTTCAGCTTATGACAAGATAGTCACCCACAGTCGCATACGGGCCAGGAAAGAAGG ACCATATGTGTGCGCTCTGCAGCAGGTCCAGGGGACTAAAAAGAAATACTTCAGCACATGTAGGAACTGGTACAAAGGCTCCATCTGTGGAAAGAAAAC CTTGGTCCTATATGAATGCTGTCCTGGGTACATAAAGCTGGAGGGCATGAAAGGATGCCCTGCAG tggcgCCCATTGACCATGTCTATGGTACGCTGGGACTTGTAAAGGCTACGACCACACAGCAATATTCTGACATGTCCAAGCTGAGAGAGGAAATTGAAGGCAAAGGCTCCTTCACCATGTTTGCCCCTAGTAATGAAGCTTGGGAGCAGGTGGAATCT GATGTACGGTCTGCACTGGTGAGCAACGTGAACATCGAGCTGTACAACGCTCTTCACTTCCACATGGTGAACCACCGTCTTTTGACCAAAGACATGAAGAATGACATGACTGTCACTTCCATGTACAATGACCTGGGGCTCTACATCAACCACTACTCAAATGGG ATTGTAACAGTAAACTGTGCCAGGATCATCCATGGTAATCAGGTGGCCACAAATGGTGTGGTGCATGTCATTGATCGGGTCATTAGAGGTGTGGCCAACAACATCAAGGATGTCCTGGATGTCACCGATGAGCTCTCTTCCTTCAAA AAAGTGGCGGGAGCTTCTGGTCTGATGGACAAGCTGGACCAGCCTGGCCACTATACTCTGTTTGCTCCCACTGATGAAGCCTTTGACAAATTGAGCCCAGGCTACTTGGAGCGTATCATGGGAGATAAAGATGTTACTGCAG CCCTGGTGAAATACCACCTGTTGACAAGTGTTCAGTGTTCTGAAGCAATCATGGCAGGGTCAGTGTATGAGACCGCAGAGGGCAGCACCATTGAGATTGGCTGTGATGGTGATAGTTTGACGGTCAATGGAATCAAGATGGTGCTGAAGAAGGACATTGTCACCACTAATGGCGTCATCCACTTCATTGACCGGGTGCTCATCCCTGACTCAG CCAAGGAAGGGATGGAGCTAACGGGAGACTCCCAGAGCACGTTCACCGACATGGTGTCCGAATTGGGCCTAGCCGCTGCCATGGGTCCAAAAACAGAGTACACACTCCTTGCTCCCCTCAACGCTGCCTTCACTA ACGAGGTGATGTCAAAAGACCAGAACCTGCTGAGATACCTTTTGGAAAACCATATCTTGAAGCTGAAAGTTACCCTGAGTGAGCTCTACAATGGACAGCTGCTGGAAACACTGAGTGGAAAACTGCTCCGAGTCTTCATTTACCGCACT GCCGTGTGCATAGAAAATGCATGTATGGTGCGTGGCAGTAAGGAAGGAAGCAAAAGTGCCCTCCACGTTATGAAGTCCATAATCAAACCGGCCGAGAAAACGATCTATGAGCTCCTGATTGCTGATGGACGGTTCAA gaTTTTCCTGTCGCTAATGGAGACAGCAGGTCTGACTAATCTGCTGAAGCAGGAAGGCTCCTACACCATCTTTGCACCAACTGACGATGCCTTTGGTGGTCTCAGTAGAGAGGACATGGCTGTGCTGAAAA GTAATCTGAATGCTTTAAGGATCATTCTGCTCTACCACTTCAGTAATGGCATCTTCATCAATGGAGgattagagggaggagttaccAACTTGCTCAAAACCCTCCAGGGCAACAACCTGCAAGTGATTTCT GTAAACAACTCCATTCATGTCAACTCTGTGGATGTTCCAGACAGTGACTTGATGGCAACAAACGGTGTAATCCATGTGGTTAAGAATGTTCTCTATCCTGCGG CCCTTCCTGTGGGCCGCCAGGATCTCCTGGTCCTCCTGAAGAAGCTCATTAAGTACATCCAGATAAAG TTTGTACCTGGATTTTCTTATGCTGAAATCCCACTCACCTTTATCA AGAGGACCATCACAACTACACATTATGTTGAGACAG tCCCTGATGTAACAAAGGTGACCAGAGTCATTGGGGGAGACCCATCAGTCACCAAGGTGACCAGAGTCATCGAGGGGGAGCCTTCACTCACCACGGTAACCAGGGTCATTGAAGGGCAACCTACCTTTACCAAGGTTACAAGAGTCATTGAGACAGAACCAGTATTGACTAAGGTGGTTCTCAAGGGGGAGACCAAGGTAACCAGGGTCATCGAGGGAGAACCTTCCCTCACAAAAGTAACCAGAGTCATCGAGGGAGAACCTTCCCTCACAAAAGTAACCAGAGTCATCGAGGGAGAACCTTCCCTCACAAAAGTGACAAGAGTCATCGAGGGGCAGCCTTCAATCACCACGGTTACCAGGGTCATTGAAGGACAGTCTACCAATAGCAAGATTACAAGAGTTGTTGAGG GTGGAGATCCTGATGCAGATGGAGACACAG GCCCAGACTTCTCTAAGATCACCACCATCCACGGTGACCCGAATCTGATTGATGAGGAGTCAGAACGAATTACCAAACTCATTCAAG GGGGAAGTAGATTTGCGGCTGCGAGGAAAAC
- the LOC117955400 gene encoding periostin-like isoform X4, producing the protein MHQLLVVTSVLVALCSLGSVDSSAYDKIVTHSRIRARKEGPYVCALQQVQGTKKKYFSTCRNWYKGSICGKKTLVLYECCPGYIKLEGMKGCPAVAPIDHVYGTLGLVKATTTQQYSDMSKLREEIEGKGSFTMFAPSNEAWEQVESDVRSALVSNVNIELYNALHFHMVNHRLLTKDMKNDMTVTSMYNDLGLYINHYSNGIVTVNCARIIHGNQVATNGVVHVIDRVIRGVANNIKDVLDVTDELSSFKAGASGLMDKLDQPGHYTLFAPTDEAFDKLSPGYLERIMGDKDVTAALVKYHLLTSVQCSEAIMAGSVYETAEGSTIEIGCDGDSLTVNGIKMVLKKDIVTTNGVIHFIDRVLIPDSAKEGMELTGDSQSTFTDMVSELGLAAAMGPKTEYTLLAPLNAAFTNEVMSKDQNLLRYLLENHILKLKVTLSELYNGQLLETLSGKLLRVFIYRTAVCIENACMVRGSKEGSKSALHVMKSIIKPAEKTIYELLIADGRFKIFLSLMETAGLTNLLKQEGSYTIFAPTDDAFGGLSREDMAVLKSNLNALRIILLYHFSNGIFINGGLEGGVTNLLKTLQGNNLQVISVNNSIHVNSVDVPDSDLMATNGVIHVVKNVLYPAALPVGRQDLLVLLKKLIKYIQIKFVPGFSYAEIPLTFIKRTITTTHYVETVPDVTKVTRVIGGDPSVTKVTRVIEGEPSLTTVTRVIEGQPTFTKVTRVIETEPVLTKVVLKGETKVTRVIEGEPSLTKVTRVIEGEPSLTKVTRVIEGEPSLTKVTRVIEGQPSITTVTRVIEGQSTNSKITRVVEGGDPDADGDTGGARYTTANEPIIIEGPDFSKITTIHGDPNLIDEESERITKLIQGGSRFAAARKTPAAMRRRTRLGKRHYKPRD; encoded by the exons TAGTGGTGACCTCTGTGCTGGTGGCACTCTGCTCTCTAGGGAGTGTGGATTCTTCAGCTTATGACAAGATAGTCACCCACAGTCGCATACGGGCCAGGAAAGAAGG ACCATATGTGTGCGCTCTGCAGCAGGTCCAGGGGACTAAAAAGAAATACTTCAGCACATGTAGGAACTGGTACAAAGGCTCCATCTGTGGAAAGAAAAC CTTGGTCCTATATGAATGCTGTCCTGGGTACATAAAGCTGGAGGGCATGAAAGGATGCCCTGCAG tggcgCCCATTGACCATGTCTATGGTACGCTGGGACTTGTAAAGGCTACGACCACACAGCAATATTCTGACATGTCCAAGCTGAGAGAGGAAATTGAAGGCAAAGGCTCCTTCACCATGTTTGCCCCTAGTAATGAAGCTTGGGAGCAGGTGGAATCT GATGTACGGTCTGCACTGGTGAGCAACGTGAACATCGAGCTGTACAACGCTCTTCACTTCCACATGGTGAACCACCGTCTTTTGACCAAAGACATGAAGAATGACATGACTGTCACTTCCATGTACAATGACCTGGGGCTCTACATCAACCACTACTCAAATGGG ATTGTAACAGTAAACTGTGCCAGGATCATCCATGGTAATCAGGTGGCCACAAATGGTGTGGTGCATGTCATTGATCGGGTCATTAGAGGTGTGGCCAACAACATCAAGGATGTCCTGGATGTCACCGATGAGCTCTCTTCCTTCAAA GCGGGAGCTTCTGGTCTGATGGACAAGCTGGACCAGCCTGGCCACTATACTCTGTTTGCTCCCACTGATGAAGCCTTTGACAAATTGAGCCCAGGCTACTTGGAGCGTATCATGGGAGATAAAGATGTTACTGCAG CCCTGGTGAAATACCACCTGTTGACAAGTGTTCAGTGTTCTGAAGCAATCATGGCAGGGTCAGTGTATGAGACCGCAGAGGGCAGCACCATTGAGATTGGCTGTGATGGTGATAGTTTGACGGTCAATGGAATCAAGATGGTGCTGAAGAAGGACATTGTCACCACTAATGGCGTCATCCACTTCATTGACCGGGTGCTCATCCCTGACTCAG CCAAGGAAGGGATGGAGCTAACGGGAGACTCCCAGAGCACGTTCACCGACATGGTGTCCGAATTGGGCCTAGCCGCTGCCATGGGTCCAAAAACAGAGTACACACTCCTTGCTCCCCTCAACGCTGCCTTCACTA ACGAGGTGATGTCAAAAGACCAGAACCTGCTGAGATACCTTTTGGAAAACCATATCTTGAAGCTGAAAGTTACCCTGAGTGAGCTCTACAATGGACAGCTGCTGGAAACACTGAGTGGAAAACTGCTCCGAGTCTTCATTTACCGCACT GCCGTGTGCATAGAAAATGCATGTATGGTGCGTGGCAGTAAGGAAGGAAGCAAAAGTGCCCTCCACGTTATGAAGTCCATAATCAAACCGGCCGAGAAAACGATCTATGAGCTCCTGATTGCTGATGGACGGTTCAA gaTTTTCCTGTCGCTAATGGAGACAGCAGGTCTGACTAATCTGCTGAAGCAGGAAGGCTCCTACACCATCTTTGCACCAACTGACGATGCCTTTGGTGGTCTCAGTAGAGAGGACATGGCTGTGCTGAAAA GTAATCTGAATGCTTTAAGGATCATTCTGCTCTACCACTTCAGTAATGGCATCTTCATCAATGGAGgattagagggaggagttaccAACTTGCTCAAAACCCTCCAGGGCAACAACCTGCAAGTGATTTCT GTAAACAACTCCATTCATGTCAACTCTGTGGATGTTCCAGACAGTGACTTGATGGCAACAAACGGTGTAATCCATGTGGTTAAGAATGTTCTCTATCCTGCGG CCCTTCCTGTGGGCCGCCAGGATCTCCTGGTCCTCCTGAAGAAGCTCATTAAGTACATCCAGATAAAG TTTGTACCTGGATTTTCTTATGCTGAAATCCCACTCACCTTTATCA AGAGGACCATCACAACTACACATTATGTTGAGACAG tCCCTGATGTAACAAAGGTGACCAGAGTCATTGGGGGAGACCCATCAGTCACCAAGGTGACCAGAGTCATCGAGGGGGAGCCTTCACTCACCACGGTAACCAGGGTCATTGAAGGGCAACCTACCTTTACCAAGGTTACAAGAGTCATTGAGACAGAACCAGTATTGACTAAGGTGGTTCTCAAGGGGGAGACCAAGGTAACCAGGGTCATCGAGGGAGAACCTTCCCTCACAAAAGTAACCAGAGTCATCGAGGGAGAACCTTCCCTCACAAAAGTAACCAGAGTCATCGAGGGAGAACCTTCCCTCACAAAAGTGACAAGAGTCATCGAGGGGCAGCCTTCAATCACCACGGTTACCAGGGTCATTGAAGGACAGTCTACCAATAGCAAGATTACAAGAGTTGTTGAGG GTGGAGATCCTGATGCAGATGGAGACACAG GTGGAGCCAGATACACCACGGCGAACGAGCCTATTATCATTGAGG GCCCAGACTTCTCTAAGATCACCACCATCCACGGTGACCCGAATCTGATTGATGAGGAGTCAGAACGAATTACCAAACTCATTCAAG GGGGAAGTAGATTTGCGGCTGCGAGGAAAAC
- the LOC117955400 gene encoding periostin-like isoform X6: MHQLLVVTSVLVALCSLGSVDSSAYDKIVTHSRIRARKEGPYVCALQQVQGTKKKYFSTCRNWYKGSICGKKTLVLYECCPGYIKLEGMKGCPAVAPIDHVYGTLGLVKATTTQQYSDMSKLREEIEGKGSFTMFAPSNEAWEQVESDVRSALVSNVNIELYNALHFHMVNHRLLTKDMKNDMTVTSMYNDLGLYINHYSNGIVTVNCARIIHGNQVATNGVVHVIDRVIRGVANNIKDVLDVTDELSSFKKVAGASGLMDKLDQPGHYTLFAPTDEAFDKLSPGYLERIMGDKDVTAALVKYHLLTSVQCSEAIMAGSVYETAEGSTIEIGCDGDSLTVNGIKMVLKKDIVTTNGVIHFIDRVLIPDSAKEGMELTGDSQSTFTDMVSELGLAAAMGPKTEYTLLAPLNAAFTNEVMSKDQNLLRYLLENHILKLKVTLSELYNGQLLETLSGKLLRVFIYRTAVCIENACMVRGSKEGSKSALHVMKSIIKPAEKTIYELLIADGRFKIFLSLMETAGLTNLLKQEGSYTIFAPTDDAFGGLSREDMAVLKSNLNALRIILLYHFSNGIFINGGLEGGVTNLLKTLQGNNLQVISVNNSIHVNSVDVPDSDLMATNGVIHVVKNVLYPAALPVGRQDLLVLLKKLIKYIQIKFVPGFSYAEIPLTFIKRTITTTHYVETVPDVTKVTRVIEGEPSLTTVTRVIEGQPTFTKVTRVIETEPVLTKVVLKGETKVTRVIEGEPSLTKVTRVIEGEPSLTKVTRVIEGEPSLTKVTRVIEGQPSITTVTRVIEGQSTNSKITRVVEGGDPDADGDTGGARYTTANEPIIIEGPDFSKITTIHGDPNLIDEESERITKLIQGGSRFAAARKTPAAMRRRTRLGKRHYKPRD, encoded by the exons TAGTGGTGACCTCTGTGCTGGTGGCACTCTGCTCTCTAGGGAGTGTGGATTCTTCAGCTTATGACAAGATAGTCACCCACAGTCGCATACGGGCCAGGAAAGAAGG ACCATATGTGTGCGCTCTGCAGCAGGTCCAGGGGACTAAAAAGAAATACTTCAGCACATGTAGGAACTGGTACAAAGGCTCCATCTGTGGAAAGAAAAC CTTGGTCCTATATGAATGCTGTCCTGGGTACATAAAGCTGGAGGGCATGAAAGGATGCCCTGCAG tggcgCCCATTGACCATGTCTATGGTACGCTGGGACTTGTAAAGGCTACGACCACACAGCAATATTCTGACATGTCCAAGCTGAGAGAGGAAATTGAAGGCAAAGGCTCCTTCACCATGTTTGCCCCTAGTAATGAAGCTTGGGAGCAGGTGGAATCT GATGTACGGTCTGCACTGGTGAGCAACGTGAACATCGAGCTGTACAACGCTCTTCACTTCCACATGGTGAACCACCGTCTTTTGACCAAAGACATGAAGAATGACATGACTGTCACTTCCATGTACAATGACCTGGGGCTCTACATCAACCACTACTCAAATGGG ATTGTAACAGTAAACTGTGCCAGGATCATCCATGGTAATCAGGTGGCCACAAATGGTGTGGTGCATGTCATTGATCGGGTCATTAGAGGTGTGGCCAACAACATCAAGGATGTCCTGGATGTCACCGATGAGCTCTCTTCCTTCAAA AAAGTGGCGGGAGCTTCTGGTCTGATGGACAAGCTGGACCAGCCTGGCCACTATACTCTGTTTGCTCCCACTGATGAAGCCTTTGACAAATTGAGCCCAGGCTACTTGGAGCGTATCATGGGAGATAAAGATGTTACTGCAG CCCTGGTGAAATACCACCTGTTGACAAGTGTTCAGTGTTCTGAAGCAATCATGGCAGGGTCAGTGTATGAGACCGCAGAGGGCAGCACCATTGAGATTGGCTGTGATGGTGATAGTTTGACGGTCAATGGAATCAAGATGGTGCTGAAGAAGGACATTGTCACCACTAATGGCGTCATCCACTTCATTGACCGGGTGCTCATCCCTGACTCAG CCAAGGAAGGGATGGAGCTAACGGGAGACTCCCAGAGCACGTTCACCGACATGGTGTCCGAATTGGGCCTAGCCGCTGCCATGGGTCCAAAAACAGAGTACACACTCCTTGCTCCCCTCAACGCTGCCTTCACTA ACGAGGTGATGTCAAAAGACCAGAACCTGCTGAGATACCTTTTGGAAAACCATATCTTGAAGCTGAAAGTTACCCTGAGTGAGCTCTACAATGGACAGCTGCTGGAAACACTGAGTGGAAAACTGCTCCGAGTCTTCATTTACCGCACT GCCGTGTGCATAGAAAATGCATGTATGGTGCGTGGCAGTAAGGAAGGAAGCAAAAGTGCCCTCCACGTTATGAAGTCCATAATCAAACCGGCCGAGAAAACGATCTATGAGCTCCTGATTGCTGATGGACGGTTCAA gaTTTTCCTGTCGCTAATGGAGACAGCAGGTCTGACTAATCTGCTGAAGCAGGAAGGCTCCTACACCATCTTTGCACCAACTGACGATGCCTTTGGTGGTCTCAGTAGAGAGGACATGGCTGTGCTGAAAA GTAATCTGAATGCTTTAAGGATCATTCTGCTCTACCACTTCAGTAATGGCATCTTCATCAATGGAGgattagagggaggagttaccAACTTGCTCAAAACCCTCCAGGGCAACAACCTGCAAGTGATTTCT GTAAACAACTCCATTCATGTCAACTCTGTGGATGTTCCAGACAGTGACTTGATGGCAACAAACGGTGTAATCCATGTGGTTAAGAATGTTCTCTATCCTGCGG CCCTTCCTGTGGGCCGCCAGGATCTCCTGGTCCTCCTGAAGAAGCTCATTAAGTACATCCAGATAAAG TTTGTACCTGGATTTTCTTATGCTGAAATCCCACTCACCTTTATCA AGAGGACCATCACAACTACACATTATGTTGAGACAG tCCCTGATGTAACAAAG GTGACCAGAGTCATCGAGGGGGAGCCTTCACTCACCACGGTAACCAGGGTCATTGAAGGGCAACCTACCTTTACCAAGGTTACAAGAGTCATTGAGACAGAACCAGTATTGACTAAGGTGGTTCTCAAGGGGGAGACCAAGGTAACCAGGGTCATCGAGGGAGAACCTTCCCTCACAAAAGTAACCAGAGTCATCGAGGGAGAACCTTCCCTCACAAAAGTAACCAGAGTCATCGAGGGAGAACCTTCCCTCACAAAAGTGACAAGAGTCATCGAGGGGCAGCCTTCAATCACCACGGTTACCAGGGTCATTGAAGGACAGTCTACCAATAGCAAGATTACAAGAGTTGTTGAGG GTGGAGATCCTGATGCAGATGGAGACACAG GTGGAGCCAGATACACCACGGCGAACGAGCCTATTATCATTGAGG GCCCAGACTTCTCTAAGATCACCACCATCCACGGTGACCCGAATCTGATTGATGAGGAGTCAGAACGAATTACCAAACTCATTCAAG GGGGAAGTAGATTTGCGGCTGCGAGGAAAAC
- the LOC117955400 gene encoding periostin-like isoform X3, which produces MHQLLVVTSVLVALCSLGSVDSSAYDKIVTHSRIRARKEGPYVCALQQVQGTKKKYFSTCRNWYKGSICGKKTLVLYECCPGYIKLEGMKGCPAVAPIDHVYGTLGLVKATTTQQYSDMSKLREEIEGKGSFTMFAPSNEAWEQVESDVRSALVSNVNIELYNALHFHMVNHRLLTKDMKNDMTVTSMYNDLGLYINHYSNGIVTVNCARIIHGNQVATNGVVHVIDRVIRGVANNIKDVLDVTDELSSFKKVAGASGLMDKLDQPGHYTLFAPTDEAFDKLSPGYLERIMGDKDVTAALVKYHLLTSVQCSEAIMAGSVYETAEGSTIEIGCDGDSLTVNGIKMVLKKDIVTTNGVIHFIDRVLIPDSAKEGMELTGDSQSTFTDMVSELGLAAAMGPKTEYTLLAPLNAAFTKVMSKDQNLLRYLLENHILKLKVTLSELYNGQLLETLSGKLLRVFIYRTAVCIENACMVRGSKEGSKSALHVMKSIIKPAEKTIYELLIADGRFKIFLSLMETAGLTNLLKQEGSYTIFAPTDDAFGGLSREDMAVLKSNLNALRIILLYHFSNGIFINGGLEGGVTNLLKTLQGNNLQVISVNNSIHVNSVDVPDSDLMATNGVIHVVKNVLYPAALPVGRQDLLVLLKKLIKYIQIKFVPGFSYAEIPLTFIKRTITTTHYVETVPDVTKVTRVIGGDPSVTKVTRVIEGEPSLTTVTRVIEGQPTFTKVTRVIETEPVLTKVVLKGETKVTRVIEGEPSLTKVTRVIEGEPSLTKVTRVIEGEPSLTKVTRVIEGQPSITTVTRVIEGQSTNSKITRVVEGGDPDADGDTGGARYTTANEPIIIEGPDFSKITTIHGDPNLIDEESERITKLIQGGSRFAAARKTPAAMRRRTRLGKRHYKPRD; this is translated from the exons TAGTGGTGACCTCTGTGCTGGTGGCACTCTGCTCTCTAGGGAGTGTGGATTCTTCAGCTTATGACAAGATAGTCACCCACAGTCGCATACGGGCCAGGAAAGAAGG ACCATATGTGTGCGCTCTGCAGCAGGTCCAGGGGACTAAAAAGAAATACTTCAGCACATGTAGGAACTGGTACAAAGGCTCCATCTGTGGAAAGAAAAC CTTGGTCCTATATGAATGCTGTCCTGGGTACATAAAGCTGGAGGGCATGAAAGGATGCCCTGCAG tggcgCCCATTGACCATGTCTATGGTACGCTGGGACTTGTAAAGGCTACGACCACACAGCAATATTCTGACATGTCCAAGCTGAGAGAGGAAATTGAAGGCAAAGGCTCCTTCACCATGTTTGCCCCTAGTAATGAAGCTTGGGAGCAGGTGGAATCT GATGTACGGTCTGCACTGGTGAGCAACGTGAACATCGAGCTGTACAACGCTCTTCACTTCCACATGGTGAACCACCGTCTTTTGACCAAAGACATGAAGAATGACATGACTGTCACTTCCATGTACAATGACCTGGGGCTCTACATCAACCACTACTCAAATGGG ATTGTAACAGTAAACTGTGCCAGGATCATCCATGGTAATCAGGTGGCCACAAATGGTGTGGTGCATGTCATTGATCGGGTCATTAGAGGTGTGGCCAACAACATCAAGGATGTCCTGGATGTCACCGATGAGCTCTCTTCCTTCAAA AAAGTGGCGGGAGCTTCTGGTCTGATGGACAAGCTGGACCAGCCTGGCCACTATACTCTGTTTGCTCCCACTGATGAAGCCTTTGACAAATTGAGCCCAGGCTACTTGGAGCGTATCATGGGAGATAAAGATGTTACTGCAG CCCTGGTGAAATACCACCTGTTGACAAGTGTTCAGTGTTCTGAAGCAATCATGGCAGGGTCAGTGTATGAGACCGCAGAGGGCAGCACCATTGAGATTGGCTGTGATGGTGATAGTTTGACGGTCAATGGAATCAAGATGGTGCTGAAGAAGGACATTGTCACCACTAATGGCGTCATCCACTTCATTGACCGGGTGCTCATCCCTGACTCAG CCAAGGAAGGGATGGAGCTAACGGGAGACTCCCAGAGCACGTTCACCGACATGGTGTCCGAATTGGGCCTAGCCGCTGCCATGGGTCCAAAAACAGAGTACACACTCCTTGCTCCCCTCAACGCTGCCTTCACTA AGGTGATGTCAAAAGACCAGAACCTGCTGAGATACCTTTTGGAAAACCATATCTTGAAGCTGAAAGTTACCCTGAGTGAGCTCTACAATGGACAGCTGCTGGAAACACTGAGTGGAAAACTGCTCCGAGTCTTCATTTACCGCACT GCCGTGTGCATAGAAAATGCATGTATGGTGCGTGGCAGTAAGGAAGGAAGCAAAAGTGCCCTCCACGTTATGAAGTCCATAATCAAACCGGCCGAGAAAACGATCTATGAGCTCCTGATTGCTGATGGACGGTTCAA gaTTTTCCTGTCGCTAATGGAGACAGCAGGTCTGACTAATCTGCTGAAGCAGGAAGGCTCCTACACCATCTTTGCACCAACTGACGATGCCTTTGGTGGTCTCAGTAGAGAGGACATGGCTGTGCTGAAAA GTAATCTGAATGCTTTAAGGATCATTCTGCTCTACCACTTCAGTAATGGCATCTTCATCAATGGAGgattagagggaggagttaccAACTTGCTCAAAACCCTCCAGGGCAACAACCTGCAAGTGATTTCT GTAAACAACTCCATTCATGTCAACTCTGTGGATGTTCCAGACAGTGACTTGATGGCAACAAACGGTGTAATCCATGTGGTTAAGAATGTTCTCTATCCTGCGG CCCTTCCTGTGGGCCGCCAGGATCTCCTGGTCCTCCTGAAGAAGCTCATTAAGTACATCCAGATAAAG TTTGTACCTGGATTTTCTTATGCTGAAATCCCACTCACCTTTATCA AGAGGACCATCACAACTACACATTATGTTGAGACAG tCCCTGATGTAACAAAGGTGACCAGAGTCATTGGGGGAGACCCATCAGTCACCAAGGTGACCAGAGTCATCGAGGGGGAGCCTTCACTCACCACGGTAACCAGGGTCATTGAAGGGCAACCTACCTTTACCAAGGTTACAAGAGTCATTGAGACAGAACCAGTATTGACTAAGGTGGTTCTCAAGGGGGAGACCAAGGTAACCAGGGTCATCGAGGGAGAACCTTCCCTCACAAAAGTAACCAGAGTCATCGAGGGAGAACCTTCCCTCACAAAAGTAACCAGAGTCATCGAGGGAGAACCTTCCCTCACAAAAGTGACAAGAGTCATCGAGGGGCAGCCTTCAATCACCACGGTTACCAGGGTCATTGAAGGACAGTCTACCAATAGCAAGATTACAAGAGTTGTTGAGG GTGGAGATCCTGATGCAGATGGAGACACAG GTGGAGCCAGATACACCACGGCGAACGAGCCTATTATCATTGAGG GCCCAGACTTCTCTAAGATCACCACCATCCACGGTGACCCGAATCTGATTGATGAGGAGTCAGAACGAATTACCAAACTCATTCAAG GGGGAAGTAGATTTGCGGCTGCGAGGAAAAC